The DNA segment CCATCGACACGCGCTTCTCAACGTGCGGCGCCTCGGTGTCCGACGTCACCACGACGACTCCGCTGTGGTGATCGCTGCGGATGCGAATGCGCTCTTGTTTCTCGTGTGGGCCTTTTCGAACGACGACGCCGGTACTGGGTTTCTCTTCAGCATCCCCGTCCGTCGCGGGCTCTTCCTGTGGCGGAGGTTCTTCTTCGGTCTTCTTGGGAGGAACGAGCGTGGCGCTTGTGCGCAGCCGTCCGTGCAGAATGATGACGGAGCCGGCCAGCCCGCGCTGCAGCACCGGAATGCCGGAGTATCCCGGCACGGCGATCGCCGACGTAATGCCGGGGACCACTTCCACATCCAGGCCGGCCGCCTGGCAGATGAGCGCCTCTTCGCCGCCGCGTCCATAGATGTATGGATCGCCGCCCTTCAGTCGAACGACGCGCTGGCCCGCTAGGCCGCGCTCGATCAGCATTCGGTTGATCTCGGTCTGCGGAATCGATTGCTGGCCGGGGCGCTTGCCGACGAACACGCGCTCGCAGTGCGTCGGTGCCAGCGACAGAATATCCGGATTCACCAACGCATCGTACAGCACCGCGTCGGCCGATTCGATCAGTTCCGCGCCGCGTCGCGTCAACAACCCCGGATCGCCTGGACCGGCGCCTACCAGATAGATTTTTCCCGCCATGCGTCACCATTCCCTTCATCCCGGCCATCCCAGGGGCCGGAAGAAGCATGAAGCCAGGTTTCGTGATTCGTCCCGAGCTTGGCGCCTGATGGGCGCCGTGGCAATGGGAACGTCCCGAAGTCGAGGCAAGGATCAAGCCGGAGGCCCCGGGAACATAAGCTCCCGGGGCCTCTCAGTGCGTCATTCTCATTTGTGCGCGGGCGATCACTTCGCGGCGTCGTCCGTCCCGCCTTCTTCCGCTTCCCCATCTCCCTCGTAGCCGCAAGCGACCTTGATCGCGCTCTCGATTTCGTCGCGCAGATCTTCGTTTTCCTTCAGGAAGGTCTTCGCATTCTCACGTCCCTGGCCAAGGCGTTCGCCCTTGTAGGAAATCCAAGCGCCGCTCTTCTCGACGATGTTCAGTTGAACGCCCAGATCGATCAGGTCGCCTTCGCGGCTGATGCCGTGGCCGAACATGATGTCGAACTCCGCGTCCTGGAACGGCGGAGCGCACTTGTTCTTCACTACACGGCCGCGCACGCGATTGCCCACGTTGACGCCATTCTCTTTGATGGCGCCGATGCGGCGCACCTCGAGGCGAATCGACGAGTAGAACTTCAGCGCGCGGCCGCCCGGGGTTGTCTCCGGGTTGCCGAACATCACACCGATCTTCTCGCGGATCTGGTTGATGAAGATCGCCGCCGTTTTCGACTGGTTGATCGAGCTGGTCAGCTTGCGCAGCGCCTGACTCATCAGGCGCGCCTGCAGACCGACGTGCGAATCGCCGATCTCGCCTTCAAGTTCCGCCCGCGGCAGCAGCGCAGCCACCGAATCCAACACAACCAGGTCCACCGCGTTGCTGCGAACCAGCGTCTCGACGATGTCCAGCGCCTGCTCGCCGTAATCGGGCTGACTGATCAGCAGCTCATCCAGATTCACACCCAGGGCCTTCGTGTACTTCGGGTCCATGGCGTGCTCGACGTCGATGAATGCCGCCACGCCGCCGGCCTTCTGAGCGCTCGCCACGGCATGCAGAGCGACAGTCGTCTTGCCGGAGCTTTCAGGGCCGTAAATCTCGATCACGCGGCCGCGCGGAAAGCCCCAGCAGCCCAGGGCACGGTCCAGCGAAATCGACCCCGTCGGGATCGCCGGCACGTCATCGCCTGCAATCCGCTCGCCGAAGCGACGGATGATGCCCTCGCCGTGATTCTTGCGCACCTGCGACAGCGCCATCTCCAGCGCCTTGTCCCGATTCTCACTCGTCTTGGGTGCGGATCTCTTCGCCATGACCCCGTTCCTTTTTGCAGTCGAATTGGAGTGGCCGCCTCAACGCGACCGTGCCCCCAGGAAACCGGGGGCACGGTGAGGCGTCAATTCAAAACATACGAACAAAAAGCGAAAACGTCTTTGGCGAGCTATTCCTCGCCCTGCGGCTCGGCCTGTGGAGCTTCTGGACCGGATGGCGGGTCTGGTTGCGAGAAGCGATTCTGCCATCTCCTGTCGTCGGGCCAGTCTGTTGGCCATTGCGGGTCGGCTTCCTGGTTGAAGCCGAAGTAGTCTCCCTGCAAGCGGCTCAGCTCCCGCTGCAGATCCTCCAGTCGACCCCGCAGTGCGAACATTTCGCGTTGAATCCGCTCGATTTGGCGGTCCGTCCGTTCGCGGTTTGTATCCTTTTCCCAACGAGGCGGCCCCACCTCGGACAGGACCTCTGCCACGTCTTCAAAGGGTACCGGCTCGTCGCCGGAAAGGCGCACCATCAGTTCGCGCATCCGCTCGACGCCTTCACGGGCTGGGGCAAGTCGTTCGTCCGGCGCCGCATGTTTGTCCAACTCCGCCAGCCGATCGGAGAGCTCACCTAAGCGCCTGGCGGCGTCGGGCGCGCGATCGCGCAGGCGATCGACGAATTCCTCCCGCTGCAGCTCGAGTAGCTCGGCCTGCAGTTCTGCGATGCGCTCCATCCGCGCCAAGCGGTGCGGGTCCGATTCTTCCGCCTCTTTGGCCTCGTTCAGTCTTTGAACGAGATCTTGATGTTCGTTCGCGAGGCGTTCCAGATCGTGGAAGTTACGTCGCATCTCGCGCCCGGCCTCAAACAGCGGGGCCAGTTCATCGATGCGCCCGCGCGCTGCCCTCGGCGGGCCGGGGGGCTTCTGTTCTGCCCGCGGGGCCTCTGCAGCGGGCTGCTCGCGGCGGTCGGGTCCCTGCCAGCGGCGGCCACCCTGCCAATCGCCGTCACCGCGCTGCGCACCGGCCGGCACGGCGAGTACCATAGCGAACAACGCAACGGCGCAGGCCTTCCAGAATGTACGATCCACAGGTGTGCCCTCCGTGTATTACAGCCTTCGCAAGCTCTTGGGGCAAGACGCGCGCCATCAGGGTCCGGGCGCCTTCTCCCGCCAGGCCCGAACTTGCCGCATCCCCAGCAGATACGCCGACATCCACAGGACGATCAGCGCGACCGATTCGATGATCCACTGTGTCCCCAGTGCCATTGGATGTTCCGAGGGGATCTCGCGGAAGAAGTCCATGCCGATCAGTCCACCAACGGCGCCCGCGATCAGAGCGGCTGCCCAGCGCTGCCGCAGCGGTAGCAGCGAGGCCAGCGCCGTCGCGCCCACCAGGGCGACCATCATCAGGCCCACCGGGACCGCCGCGGAGAAATACGGCTCGTATCCTCCGCCGCCGGCAGCAACCAGGGCGCTCAGCATCCCCGCCCCGATCAGAAGCCCTGTGGCGCGCCGCTGCGGCCAAAGGTACGAAGTCGCGAAAGCCAGGAGCGCACAAATCGCTCCGAGGGCAATGCGAGCCACTTCGATGCGGACGATCTCGCTGACCCGTGGAGGGCGCGGCTGCGGTCCGGCGAAGTCCTGGAAGATCGGCTTCAGGATCATTACCAGCAATTGTCCCAGTCCCAGAAGCGCGATGACGCTGATGGCCAGGAAGCTGATCATCCCGATCACGCCCAGCACTCCGTTGCTGAGTTGAGGAATCGGGCGCTCCTTGCCGACGCTTACCCAGATTCCCAGGGCGCAGAAGACTGTCGCGACCAGCATCGCCGCCGGGCCGGAGGATCCAACCAACGAAAAGGCCAGTGCGGCTCCGAACAAGGAAGCGCCCCATTGCCGCTGGGGCTGTGCAAAGATTGAAGCCGCCACGCAGGACATCGCTGCAGAGGCACTGCCGATCATCAGGCCCCACAGCAACTGGGTCAGCCACTCAGGCCCGCCGATCGTTGGTGCAAAGGCAAGCGACCACCCGAATAACGCGACCGGCACCAGCACAACGTAGTGCAGATTGTAAGTATGGCGAATCAGCGCCAAGAGACGCGCATTGTATGCACCCAGGACAACGCCCGCCGCACCGAACAGACAGGCGACAAACCAGCAGACGATTCCCAGGTCGATCTGGATGCGATTGCCGCTCAGCGCCATCCCCACAAGGCCTGCTAAAATACCGGCGACCGGCACCGCAATGAACGCGGGGCCGGCCGGCGGGGGAGTCTTCTTTGGGCTTTCGACTTTTTCTTCGGCCATGGATCAGGCGATCACGTCGGGGACTTCGTACATGAAGTTGATCTCACGCACGGGCACTTCTTCACCAGAGTCCTCCGGGCGCGGCTCAAGCTCAATGGTGATTTCCAGTTCCGTCGCGCTCTTGCGTTCCACCGTCACGCCATCCTTGTCGATCTCGAGCAGAACGGCATCCTTCGGCAACGTCTCCACAACGCGGACCGTTGACGTCTTGTCCTTGAAGTTCTCGATCTCGTAGCGGACGTGTACCTTGCGATCGTACATCACGACGCGGTCGCTCGTGTTCTTGCGCTGGTTTTCGCGCTTGTCGCTCATGATGCGACGCTTCAGCAGGATGTCCTTCACGGTGCCCAGTGTCAGCTTGGCATCTTCCTTCACGGGAGTTTCCGCCATGTAATCCTCACCCAGGAAGATTGTGCTGCCGGTGTTCTCTTCCCCGAAGATTCGGGCCTTGCCTTGCGTCAGCTTGAATTGCCCCAGGCCACCTTCCGCGGTGTTGTTGATCTCGTAGACCATCGAGATGATCTCGCCATCTTCACCGCGCGAGGAGTACATATTTGGCCGGGTGATGTAGAGCTTGTTGACCGGCAGCGCTTTCTTCTTGAAGGAGAGGAACTTGCGGGTTTCGTTTGCATCGACAGAGCGCGTCCAATCCTCGTTCGCATGCAGGCGAATTGCCGCGTCGTCCAGATCCTCGCCGCTGCCATTTGACATTTCGAAGTACTGGAGGAACAGTGCCTGGTCTTCCGCCTGGTTCACGGTCATTTCGTACGACGAGCTCTTTTCGATGCCGTACAGCAGGTAGGTGACGCGAATGCGTTCCGTGCGGGCCTCCGGAGTGTACAGCAGCCACGTCAGCGCATCCTCGTTCGGCGGATAGCCGATGCTGATGATCTTCGTCGCATCATCGCCATCGCCAGGGTGTGTCAGCGGCGTCAGGTGAATCGATGACTTGTCGATGGAGACACCACTCCACGAAAAGTCGATCGTGTTGTTTCCCTTCTGGAGCGTCACTTCGCGCTCTTCAGTCAGAAGGCTGTAGTTCGGGTTCTGCAAATTCACAATCAGGTCGGCGCGTTCCGGCAACGTCACCAGTTTCGTCCGTGCATTCGAAAGCGACGGAATCGCAAACAGAGCCAGCGCCAACACCGTGAGTAACATGCGAGTCGATTTCATTTCATAACCTCCTTGGTCGAGTCGGGAATCGGGTTGAGGGCGCGGCGTCAGTTGGAATTTACCAGACTGCCGGTGCGGGTTACGACGGTGATCGTGATGATGCGCTTGTCCTTCGGCGGCACCATCAAGTCCTTCCACTCCACCGTATTCTGATCGACCTTCTTGTATTCGTCACTCGCCTCGGTGATCGACCAATCGCCATTCATATAGCGGCGGATCTTGATCGGCACCTCGCGTGTCTTCGAGTTGCGGATTTCCAGTTCGATCTCCGATGTCTCTTCCCAACCGATGGGGTTTCCCCAACGATCGAAATCGAAGTTCCCGCGCTTGAAACTCATCTCGCGTTCCTCGTACAGGACCATGCCATCGTTGCCGAGGTTCAACTCGATGTCTTCGCCGATGGGAACGTACTTGTGCGAGTAGCTGGCTTCGAACCGCAGTCCCGACTGGCCGTCCTCGCTGTACACGTAGTACCTGCCGGCCGGCAGCGGGTCCTTGCCCAGCTCATGCTCTTCGTCATTCTTCAACTTGTAGAACTTCGTGACCTGGTTGCCGTACTTCGCCGGATCGTATTCGTAGCTTACATCGATCGGAACATCGAAGGCCGGCGGATCGGGCAACTGCTTCGACCAGCCCGTATCGATCGATTCCGTTCCGGAAATCGCGTACAGATAATACTCGGAGACAGCGGCTTTCACGATTTCTTTGGCTTCTGCGATTTCATCCATCGCATAGGCCGCGCCCCCCAGGGCCATACTCTCCATCATCGGTTCCGGGGCACGCGCCTCACTCTTCATCATCCCGCGCGCTAGTCTTTGTCGCATCACGTTCGACTGATCCCTGCCGATCATCCCGCGACGTGCCAGTTCGGCGATCGCCTCGACAAGATTGACCTCGCCAACGACGAGTCGCGTCTCCGCGTTGACGAAGTCCTCGCCGCTGTTATTGGAAATCGTGAAGTACGGCTCCAGACGGATGTTCGTTTCATCCGCATTCGCAAAGGCCGAGTAGTCCGCCTCCCAGCTCAAGCCGGACGCGAAGTACGTGATCTCGACCTGCGCCGAGTCTTCTTCCTCCGCATCGATATTCCAGATGATCGTGTTCGGCGCATTCGGGGGATAACTGGCATCCAGCACCGTGAGATTGCCGTCGTTGTTCAGGATTTGAATCTGCAGCGACGTCGGATCGATCAGCGTGTTGGCCCAGGAAAACTGAATCTGGTTCTTGCCTTCGCTGAACGTCAGCGTGCGTGTTTCGCGCGCCAGCGTCAAATCCTCGCTCTTGTAGATCGTCAACTGCGTCTTGTCGCTTGATGGCAGCGTCACCAGATCGATCTTGGCTGTCGATGCGGCCGGCATCGCCAAGGCGCCGGCGACCAACAGTGCGCCAAGCATCTTGCCCGCCCAGCGTCGTGCTGCAAAGGTGCCTGTCATGATATGGGACCTCCTTCGAGAGGGTTGTGGTTTTCGGTATTCAGTTCGTATCGAACCGGCCGGCAGTTCCCCTCGCGAGTCCGTCCCTGCTTTTCGGTTCGGTCTTACCGCGTCGGGCGAATCTGACGATAACGGATGATTGCTTGCTCAACCATCCGGCGCATTTCCGGATCCGTCGTATTGGAGTACTCATCGATCACGAGCTTGTAGTACTTCTGCGCATCGGACGCGCGATCCAACTCGTCCAGAGAAAATCCCATCCCGTACAGCGCGCTGATCCGCACTTGATCGTCGTTCGGAAATGCCTGAAGGACGTGCTCGAATTGCTTGGAGGCACTCTGGAAATCCTCGAGTTCCTCGTAGATGTTGCCGATCAGCAAAGAGGCCACCGGCGTGTAGGTCTCGTCCTGTGGAAATCGCTTCTCGACGGCACGGTAGGCTAGAATCGCCTTTTGCATTTCCAGCTTGCGCGTGTCTTCCTCGAAGATTCCCTGGGCGGTTCGCCTTTGCGTTTCTGCAACCTGGAACTGCTCGCGCGCCGTGTCGACTTCCGGCACCAGGTACACCGGCGCTTTCTCGCAGGAGGCTCCGATTCCTACCAACCCCAGCGCGACCACCAGCAACATGCGATGCACCAGGCTCTTTACTTGATCCAATCCACTCATCGTTCTTCGTCGTCCTTCGGGGGTTTCGACAACGGCCCGTTCGGCTTTGTTCCGTCGTCCGCGGAAAAATCCTTCCGCTCGCTTCGATGGTCCAAGAATTCCTGAAGAATGACCGCCGCCGCAACCGAATCAACGCGACCCGGCGCACGATCCGCCGGACCAAGGATTCGCTTGGCTTCCACCGAGGTGTAGCGCTCATCCCAATATTCGATGTGCAATTTCGGCAACCGTCGCGCCAGCGAGCGCCCAAACGCCCGCGTTCGCTGGGCCTGCTCGCCCTCCACGCCGCTCTCCAGCACCGGCAGGCCGATCAGCACGACCTCTGCGTCATAGCGCGTCACCAGTGCCTCGACGGCGTCCAGCGCCGCGCGCCGCCCCGGCGCGATGATCGCCGGCAATGTCGACGCGATCACCCACGACTCCGACACGGCCACACCGATTCGCTTTTCGCCCACGTCGAGGGCCAGGGCTGAGGGCATGAGGAAGCCTCGATGGCAGGATTTGGGAGAGAGCGGATTGCTATTCGGCCGGCAGTCGTTTCCACAACTCCGGCACGGCCGCTTCCAGACGGCTGACAGCTTCCGCTTCGTTGGCCTTCACGATCTGGCGATCGCGCAGGATCCACTCGCCGGCGACCATCGTATCCGTGACGTGCCGGCTCGCCAAGCTGAACAAGAAGTGCCCCGCCACCGAACCGAGTCCATCCACCATGGCCGGCGGGCGATCCAGAATCGCAAGGTCCGCCTGATAGCCTGTCTCCAGCCGACCGAGTTTCACGCCCAGCCGCTGGCCGGCCAACTCGGCGCCACGATACAGCATCGCCACCAGGTCGCCCCAGCCCAAACCGGTCTTGCCTTCGTTGGAGCGGAACGCCGCGACGCGGAACTCCTCCAGCATGTCGCTGCCGATGCCGTCCGTGCCGAGCACTGCGCATTCCGCCATCAGCCCGACCGGGGCGTAGCCCACGGAGTTGTTCATGTTTGATCGCGTGTTATGTGCAAAGAAGCATCCCGCCTGCTTCACGCGCTTGATGTCCGAGTTGCTCAGGTGCGTGCAGTGGCCGAAGAGGTTGCCCTTCGAGAGGATGCCGGACGAGTCGAGCCGCGCCATCAGCGAGGCGCCGAACTGCTCGCGACAAATCGCATCGTCGCACGGATCTTCCGCCACGTGAATGTGTACCGGCACACCCATGCGCTCGGCCAGCTTCTGGCATCCCTCCAGACCTTCGTCGTCGATCGTGAAAGCCGCGTGGGCGCCCACCATGCCGGCGAAGAACGGTCCGGTGTTTGCCGAGAGGAAGCGCTCGTTTTCCGCGAGTCCCGCATCCTGTTCGGCCTTGCCGCCATTGCGGCCGGTGACTTCGTAGCACAACACCGCGCGTTGTCCGACGGCCGCGATGCCGTCCCTCAGTGCATCGAGCGAACCAGCGATGTAACCTGGGCTGGCGTGGTGATCGATCATCGTCGTCACGCCGCATCGAGCGGCCTCCAGCGCACCCGCCAAGCCGCTCAATTCGACTGTTTCCTTGTCCAACGCACGATCCAGCCGCCACCAGATGAGCTCGAGGATTTCATGGAAATCCTTTGGCGCCCGCGGCGGGGGAGGCATCGTACACGCCAGCGCGGAATACAAGTGATGATGCCCAACCACCAGGCCGGGAATCACCAACTTGCCATCGAGATCGATCACCGTCTCGCCACCCTCGGCATCGATCCGGGGAGCGACACGAACAATCCCATTCCCTTCAACAACAAGATCGGCTCGTTCAATCTTGTCGCGTTGCGGATGCAGCAGGTATCCGTTTTGGAGAAGGAGTTTCGTCGACATATTCACCTCTTCGTTGAGAGGAGTGGCGAGTGGCGAGTGACGAGTGGCGAGTTGTCTTTAGATGAACACGCCGATCGACATCGTCCAACGCGCTACTCCGGGAGCTTACTGACTAGGCTGTTCAGCATTCTGTTGATTTCTTCCTGCAGTCCGAGGATCGGCTGCAACTCGTCTTCGCCCACATAGCCCAAGTGCATTCCGATCAGTAATTGTGTTTCCACTTCTGCCAAGGAGCCCCTCGCGATCGAAAGGAACTGTCGGAATTCCCTGGTCGACTTCCGCGCCTGCCCCTCGGCAATATTCGATGGAATCGAGACCGCCGCCCGTCGAACTTGACTCGTCAGACCATACACTTCCTCGCGCGGGAACTGCTTCGTGATGCGATAGACCTGAAGCGACAACTGCATCGACTTCTGCCAGACAATCAGATCCTTATAGCAAGTAACCACCATATTCCCCCAAGTCATTGGTCATTGTTCGCGTTTACTCGCCACTAATTACTCGCCACTCGCCACTTGCTTGTCCCCACTCGCCACTATCCACTATCCCTCTCCTCCCGCACTGCACACACGCCCTCGCGCGTTACGGCGACGTGCGCGGCGACAAGTCCCGCCAGCAGCCCGTCTTCATACGCGAACGCCGGGTTTGTGGAGATCGCGGGGAAGCTGTGCGGGTCCATGACGTCATCTTCCGTCATGCGCGGATCGATGCGGCGGGCGACCTTGAGGGTCTTCGTCCGCTGCTGCTCGACCATCTGCTGCAGGAAGATATCCAGGTGACGGACGAAGTCCTCCAACAATTTTGGTTCGGTCATCGCGTGCTCCCAGGGGGTTCGTTGTTTAGCGCGTCGCCATTGCCTGGATCGAGTTCGGTTCTTTGCTATCCAGTACACCCTGCGTGACGGTGCGGATGATGTGGTACACTTCCGTGTTCACGGAATGCGCTTCGGTCAGAACCTTCGCCAGGAACGTTTCGGTCACCTGGTGCGTCTTTGTGTCGAACTCCGCAATCAGGAACTCATCCCTCAACGTCGCGCGATTCTGTTTCCGGTACCAATCCATCTCGTATTCCTGGCCGTTGATGCGGGCGAACACGTGGACCTTGTTGCCGGCCTCGAGCTCGATCGCAAATCCGTCGTCGCTTGCTTCCAGCCAACCGACGCGGTCGCCGAAGAACCGCGGCTTCTTCATGAACGGGCCGCCGTGCTCGGGGCAATACGTCATGCAGTTGCTGCACTCGTTGCACCAATCGGCGTAATTCGCCAACTGGTGGTCCTTGCCAACCTCGAACTCACCGGCCTTATCGCCCACCTTGAAGCCATCGTGAGGCGTCCACAAGATTTCCTGCGTCACGACTTTCTCCGGCTTCACTTCATACGCGAACATGGCGTCGTTCGGACAGACGGGAATGCACTTGTCGCAGTTAATGCAGTCGAACAACTCGAGGTTCGACTTGATTTTCTTGGGCTCTCGACGATTGCGATCGTAGCTGTAGCGATCGTCTTCCGTCACAGTCTTTTCGTAAGCATCCCAGTTCACCGCCATTGCCTGGCGAGTCACGCGGTCGAGGATCGCACGCGCGGCTGCCTCGTTGGCTTTCGGATCGCCCGTGGCCAGCGCCTCGTACGCATCCTTTGCCGGTGCGGCGGGGCACATGCGCTCGGCCTTGCCGGGCACTTCGACGCTGTCCGCTTTGTGCAGGAAATTCCGCGCGGCATCTTGCGACATCTCGACGCCTGCCGCGGCGAACTCCTTCACCAGAAGTTCCTCCGCGTTTCCTGCAGAGGCACGGACGAATTGCGGCAAAGTCTTCGCACCGACCGATTCCATCTCTTTCTTCAGTTCCGTCAGGTACGGCGACAAGCGCCCGTAGCCACCGGGCTTCAGCAGATCCGTGCATGTCGTGATCGGCGAGCACCCAACCTTCGCCATTTCCGCAACGTTTTCCTTCGTCACGCCGGCGCTGAAGGACAACGGCTCCATCCAGTTCGTCGCCCTCCGCCAACGCGCCGCCAGCACCGACGAGATCACGTGCAGAGGCGCACCCGACAGATACATGACTTTTTCGGACGCGGGCAGCACGCCTTCTTTGTTCAGTGTTTCCAACGTGTTCGTGAACTTCGCCCCAACGCTCAGGCCGCGCTTGCGAGCGACTTTCTCCAGCCGCTGCATCATCTCCACCGATTCGTCGAACGTCATGCCGACTTCGTACGCGTGCGGATTCGTCTCCAGGTGCTTGTAGCCCAGCTTCTTCTGCAGGAGACCGTTCACGTCTTCTTTGCCGAGCATCGTAGGATTCATCTTCACGATCGTGTTGATGTCCATTTCCTCGAGCAGGAAGAGCGCAATCTTCTCGATCTCATCCTTCGGGCATCCGTGGAACGTCGACAGCGTCAACGTGTCGGACAGTTTCGGCTGCGGGCGGTGCTTCCTAAAATGTGAAAACTCGGCGGGCAACTCATCGTCGAGCTGATCGAAGACCTTCGACGCATCCTTCATCGTCTTCAGGAAGTGCATCACGCGCTTCGACTGAATGCCCTTCAGATCGTAACCGACGGACATGTCCCAAACGATCGTATCCTGGCTTGCCGGCACCGGGCTCTTGCAGCCCAGCAGATTCTCGCCGCGGATGATGCTGACCAGGTACGCCGCGACGCAGTACTCGTAGATCGATTCCTCGATGCGCAGCTCCTGGCTCCATTCCACATTGAAGCCGATGTTGCGCACATCGATGCACGGCCGCGGAATTTCCAGCCGATCCATGATCTGAATCGTCTTCAGCTCGAAGAAACGGGCACCGGCCACATAGGCCAGCACGATGTTCTGCGCCAACTGCGTGTGCGGTCCGGCGGCCGGACCTACCGGCGTGCCGGTCGGCTTGCCATGCATCGCCGCGCGAAAGTCCACGCCCGCGTCGCGCTCGGGCTTGTACCACACCCGCTCCGGCATGTCGTAGCACCGCTTGTGCTGAAGCATCTCCGGCACCATGCGCCGAAGCTGGGCCGCGAAAGGAATCGATCGAAGGTCACGCATTTCTCAAGTCGCTCCTGCAGGTTGTTATCCATCCTCAAACCTTCAAACCTGCCCCAACCCCACCGAATGGCTCAAGTGATTTCGCTCCATCCGATACAGACGGTTGTCTTATGATCGATAGAATAAATGCGCCAGACGACCGGCCAGATCCTACTCGTCACTCGCCACTAACCACTCGCCACTCTTCTACTCACCCATAACCCGGCCGAACAACGCCTTCACCGGGTGGTAATACTTCACCAGGATGACAGGCTTTTCGGAGCGCCTTGCAATCGTCTCCGGGATGCTCCCGAAGAGGATCTGCGGGTAGATGCTGCGGCCGGCGGCGCCGATCACGATCGCGTCGTATTCCTCCGCAGCCTCGACGATCGCGTCCTCGACCGCCTTATTACGGAGAATCGTCTTTCCAACGTCCACGGGTTCGCCGGCCTTCAGCCGATCCACGGCATCTTCCAGGCGCTCTTCAATCTCCGGCTTCTGCTCTTCGCGCTCGGGATTCAGAACGCTGCAGACGGTCAGCGAACCCTCGTTGTAGCGCGCCACAGACGCGGCGTACTGTTCGGCGTGGCGGGCATGCTCGCCGCCGGCCGTCGGCAGCAACAAGCGACGCAGTGGCCCATCGCCGACAAGCTTCACCAGCATGATGTCGCGCTTCGCGTGGTTCACAACGTCGT comes from the bacterium genome and includes:
- a CDS encoding four helix bundle protein; the protein is MVVTCYKDLIVWQKSMQLSLQVYRITKQFPREEVYGLTSQVRRAAVSIPSNIAEGQARKSTREFRQFLSIARGSLAEVETQLLIGMHLGYVGEDELQPILGLQEEINRMLNSLVSKLPE
- a CDS encoding 4Fe-4S dicluster domain-containing protein; this encodes MRDLRSIPFAAQLRRMVPEMLQHKRCYDMPERVWYKPERDAGVDFRAAMHGKPTGTPVGPAAGPHTQLAQNIVLAYVAGARFFELKTIQIMDRLEIPRPCIDVRNIGFNVEWSQELRIEESIYEYCVAAYLVSIIRGENLLGCKSPVPASQDTIVWDMSVGYDLKGIQSKRVMHFLKTMKDASKVFDQLDDELPAEFSHFRKHRPQPKLSDTLTLSTFHGCPKDEIEKIALFLLEEMDINTIVKMNPTMLGKEDVNGLLQKKLGYKHLETNPHAYEVGMTFDESVEMMQRLEKVARKRGLSVGAKFTNTLETLNKEGVLPASEKVMYLSGAPLHVISSVLAARWRRATNWMEPLSFSAGVTKENVAEMAKVGCSPITTCTDLLKPGGYGRLSPYLTELKKEMESVGAKTLPQFVRASAGNAEELLVKEFAAAGVEMSQDAARNFLHKADSVEVPGKAERMCPAAPAKDAYEALATGDPKANEAAARAILDRVTRQAMAVNWDAYEKTVTEDDRYSYDRNRREPKKIKSNLELFDCINCDKCIPVCPNDAMFAYEVKPEKVVTQEILWTPHDGFKVGDKAGEFEVGKDHQLANYADWCNECSNCMTYCPEHGGPFMKKPRFFGDRVGWLEASDDGFAIELEAGNKVHVFARINGQEYEMDWYRKQNRATLRDEFLIAEFDTKTHQVTETFLAKVLTEAHSVNTEVYHIIRTVTQGVLDSKEPNSIQAMATR
- a CDS encoding amidohydrolase family protein, which translates into the protein MSTKLLLQNGYLLHPQRDKIERADLVVEGNGIVRVAPRIDAEGGETVIDLDGKLVIPGLVVGHHHLYSALACTMPPPPRAPKDFHEILELIWWRLDRALDKETVELSGLAGALEAARCGVTTMIDHHASPGYIAGSLDALRDGIAAVGQRAVLCYEVTGRNGGKAEQDAGLAENERFLSANTGPFFAGMVGAHAAFTIDDEGLEGCQKLAERMGVPVHIHVAEDPCDDAICREQFGASLMARLDSSGILSKGNLFGHCTHLSNSDIKRVKQAGCFFAHNTRSNMNNSVGYAPVGLMAECAVLGTDGIGSDMLEEFRVAAFRSNEGKTGLGWGDLVAMLYRGAELAGQRLGVKLGRLETGYQADLAILDRPPAMVDGLGSVAGHFLFSLASRHVTDTMVAGEWILRDRQIVKANEAEAVSRLEAAVPELWKRLPAE
- a CDS encoding tetratricopeptide repeat protein is translated as MSGLDQVKSLVHRMLLVVALGLVGIGASCEKAPVYLVPEVDTAREQFQVAETQRRTAQGIFEEDTRKLEMQKAILAYRAVEKRFPQDETYTPVASLLIGNIYEELEDFQSASKQFEHVLQAFPNDDQVRISALYGMGFSLDELDRASDAQKYYKLVIDEYSNTTDPEMRRMVEQAIIRYRQIRPTR
- the ruvX gene encoding Holliday junction resolvase RuvX is translated as MPSALALDVGEKRIGVAVSESWVIASTLPAIIAPGRRAALDAVEALVTRYDAEVVLIGLPVLESGVEGEQAQRTRAFGRSLARRLPKLHIEYWDERYTSVEAKRILGPADRAPGRVDSVAAAVILQEFLDHRSERKDFSADDGTKPNGPLSKPPKDDEER
- the recA gene encoding recombinase RecA, producing the protein MAKRSAPKTSENRDKALEMALSQVRKNHGEGIIRRFGERIAGDDVPAIPTGSISLDRALGCWGFPRGRVIEIYGPESSGKTTVALHAVASAQKAGGVAAFIDVEHAMDPKYTKALGVNLDELLISQPDYGEQALDIVETLVRSNAVDLVVLDSVAALLPRAELEGEIGDSHVGLQARLMSQALRKLTSSINQSKTAAIFINQIREKIGVMFGNPETTPGGRALKFYSSIRLEVRRIGAIKENGVNVGNRVRGRVVKNKCAPPFQDAEFDIMFGHGISREGDLIDLGVQLNIVEKSGAWISYKGERLGQGRENAKTFLKENEDLRDEIESAIKVACGYEGDGEAEEGGTDDAAK